One stretch of Tachysurus fulvidraco isolate hzauxx_2018 chromosome 12, HZAU_PFXX_2.0, whole genome shotgun sequence DNA includes these proteins:
- the syncripl gene encoding synaptotagmin binding, cytoplasmic RNA interacting protein, like isoform X2, whose amino-acid sequence MATEHINGNGTEEPMETSAAVTHSEHFQTLLDAGLPRKVAVKLDEIYIAGLVSHSDLDDRAIEALKEFNEEGALQVLLQFKDSDLSHVQNKSAFLCGVMKTYRQREKQGTKVADSNKGPDEAKIKALLERTGYTLDVTTGQRKYGGPPPESTHSGAQPTVGTEIFVGKIPRDLFEDELVPLFEKAGPIWDLRLMMDPLSGLNRGYAFVTFCTKEAAQEAVKLCNNSEIRPGKHIGVCISVANNRLFVGSIPKSKTKEQIVEEFSKVTEGLNDVILYHQPDDKKKNRGFCFLEYEDHKTAAQARRRLMSGKVKVWGNVVTVEWADPIEDPDPEVMAKVKVLFVRNLANTVSEDLLEKTFSQFGKLERVKKLKDYAFIHFEDRDGAVKALAEMNGKDLEGEQIEIVFAKPPDQKRKERKAQRQAAKTQMHFWASSRYDDYYYYGPPHMPPPTRGRGRGGRGGFSYPHDYYGYDDYYEYYGYDYHNYRGGYEDPYYGYEDFQIQGRGRGGRGARGNSLSRGRGATATRGRGGFSQRGGPGSSRGARNSRGGTQQRGRVAPCGRNGPKGKGVEAGPDQ is encoded by the exons ATGGCCACAGAGCATATAAATGGAAACGGTACTGAAGAACCAATGGAGACTTCAGCTGCAGTTACCCATTCAGAACACTTCCAGACATTATTAGACGCTGGGTTACCTAGAAAAGTTGCTGTCAAACTAGATGAAATTTACATAGCAG GTCTGGTTTCTCACAGTGATCTTGATGATCGGGCAATTGAAGCTCTAAAGGAATTTAACGAAGAAGGTGCTCTGCAAGTCCTCCTCCAATTTAAAGACAGTGacctctcacatgtacag AACAAAAGTGCCTTTCTCTGTGGAGTTATGAAGACATACAGACAAAGGGAGAAGCAGGGGACCAAAGTGGCAGATTCTAATAAAGGACCAGATGAGGCAAAAATCAAa GCTTTGCTTGAGAGGACTGGCTACACGCTTGATGTAACAACGGGTCAGAGGAAATATGGAGGTCCTCCTCCTGAGTCAACCCATTCAGGTGCACAACCCACAGTTGGGACAGAG ATTTTTGTAGGAAAAATTCCAAGGGATCTCTTTGAAGATGAGCTTGTCCCCCTGTTTGAAAAAGCTGGGCCCATATGGGACCTGCGCCTGATGATGGATCCCCTTAGTGGCCTGAACAGAGGCTATGCCTTTGTCACTTTTTGCACTAAAGAGGCTGCTCAGGAGGCTGTTAAACTG tgtaACAACAGCGAGATCCGCCCTGGCAAACACATTGGTGTTTGTATCTCTGTGGCCAATAATAGACTGTTTGTTGGATCCATCCCCAAGAGCAAAACCAAGGAGCAGATAGTGGAGGAATTTTCTAAAGTCACAG agGGGCTCAATGATGTAATTTTATATCATCAGCCTGATGACAAGAAGAAAAATAGAGGCTTCTGCTTTTTGGAGTATGAGGATCACAAAACAGCAGCACAGGCACGGCGCAGGTTGATGAGTGGCAAGGTGAAGGTGTGGGGAAATGTGGTTACTGTGGAATGGGCTGATCCCATTGAAGACCCTGACCCAGAGGTTATGGCAAAG GTTAAGGTATTGTTTGTAAGAAACCTCGCAAACACTGTATCAGAAGACCTCTTAGAAAAGACTTTCAGCCAGTTTGGCAAGCTCGAGAGAGTGAAGAAGCTTAAGGATTATGCCTTTATTCACTTTGAGGACAGAGATGGTGCTGTCAAG GCTTTAGCTGAAATGAATGGGAAAGATTTGGAAGGCGAACAAATTGAAATAGTCTTTGCAAAACCACCCGATCAGAAGAGGAAAGAGCGGAAGGCACAGAGACAAGCAGCTAAAACTCAAAT GCATTTCTGGGCCTCCTCCAggtatgatgattattattattatgggccACCACATATGCCGCCTCCCAcaagaggaagaggacgagGAGGCAGGGGAGGCTTCTCTTATCCCCACGACTACTACGGCTATGATGACTATTATGAATACTACGGCTATGACTATCACAATTATCGAGGCGGCTATGAAGATCCGTACTACGGCTATGAAGACTTTCAAATTCAAGGTAGAGGACGAGGGGGTCGAGGAGCCCGTGGAAATTCTCTGTCTCGGGGACGAGGTGCAACTGCAACTCGAGGAAGAGGAGGTTTCTCCCAGCGTGGAGGCCCAGGATCCAGCAGAGGGGCACGTAACTCCAGAGGAGGAACTCAGCAAAGAGGCCGCGTG GCACCTTGTGGAAGAAATGGACCAAAG GGAAAGGGGGTCGAGGCTGGTCCTGACCAGTGA
- the syncripl gene encoding synaptotagmin binding, cytoplasmic RNA interacting protein, like isoform X1 has product MATEHINGNGTEEPMETSAAVTHSEHFQTLLDAGLPRKVAVKLDEIYIAGLVSHSDLDDRAIEALKEFNEEGALQVLLQFKDSDLSHVQNKSAFLCGVMKTYRQREKQGTKVADSNKGPDEAKIKALLERTGYTLDVTTGQRKYGGPPPESTHSGAQPTVGTEIFVGKIPRDLFEDELVPLFEKAGPIWDLRLMMDPLSGLNRGYAFVTFCTKEAAQEAVKLCNNSEIRPGKHIGVCISVANNRLFVGSIPKSKTKEQIVEEFSKVTEGLNDVILYHQPDDKKKNRGFCFLEYEDHKTAAQARRRLMSGKVKVWGNVVTVEWADPIEDPDPEVMAKVKVLFVRNLANTVSEDLLEKTFSQFGKLERVKKLKDYAFIHFEDRDGAVKALAEMNGKDLEGEQIEIVFAKPPDQKRKERKAQRQAAKTQMHFWASSRYDDYYYYGPPHMPPPTRGRGRGGRGGFSYPHDYYGYDDYYEYYGYDYHNYRGGYEDPYYGYEDFQIQGRGRGGRGARGNSLSRGRGATATRGRGGFSQRGGPGSSRGARNSRGGTQQRGRVAPCGRNGPKQGKGVEAGPDQ; this is encoded by the exons ATGGCCACAGAGCATATAAATGGAAACGGTACTGAAGAACCAATGGAGACTTCAGCTGCAGTTACCCATTCAGAACACTTCCAGACATTATTAGACGCTGGGTTACCTAGAAAAGTTGCTGTCAAACTAGATGAAATTTACATAGCAG GTCTGGTTTCTCACAGTGATCTTGATGATCGGGCAATTGAAGCTCTAAAGGAATTTAACGAAGAAGGTGCTCTGCAAGTCCTCCTCCAATTTAAAGACAGTGacctctcacatgtacag AACAAAAGTGCCTTTCTCTGTGGAGTTATGAAGACATACAGACAAAGGGAGAAGCAGGGGACCAAAGTGGCAGATTCTAATAAAGGACCAGATGAGGCAAAAATCAAa GCTTTGCTTGAGAGGACTGGCTACACGCTTGATGTAACAACGGGTCAGAGGAAATATGGAGGTCCTCCTCCTGAGTCAACCCATTCAGGTGCACAACCCACAGTTGGGACAGAG ATTTTTGTAGGAAAAATTCCAAGGGATCTCTTTGAAGATGAGCTTGTCCCCCTGTTTGAAAAAGCTGGGCCCATATGGGACCTGCGCCTGATGATGGATCCCCTTAGTGGCCTGAACAGAGGCTATGCCTTTGTCACTTTTTGCACTAAAGAGGCTGCTCAGGAGGCTGTTAAACTG tgtaACAACAGCGAGATCCGCCCTGGCAAACACATTGGTGTTTGTATCTCTGTGGCCAATAATAGACTGTTTGTTGGATCCATCCCCAAGAGCAAAACCAAGGAGCAGATAGTGGAGGAATTTTCTAAAGTCACAG agGGGCTCAATGATGTAATTTTATATCATCAGCCTGATGACAAGAAGAAAAATAGAGGCTTCTGCTTTTTGGAGTATGAGGATCACAAAACAGCAGCACAGGCACGGCGCAGGTTGATGAGTGGCAAGGTGAAGGTGTGGGGAAATGTGGTTACTGTGGAATGGGCTGATCCCATTGAAGACCCTGACCCAGAGGTTATGGCAAAG GTTAAGGTATTGTTTGTAAGAAACCTCGCAAACACTGTATCAGAAGACCTCTTAGAAAAGACTTTCAGCCAGTTTGGCAAGCTCGAGAGAGTGAAGAAGCTTAAGGATTATGCCTTTATTCACTTTGAGGACAGAGATGGTGCTGTCAAG GCTTTAGCTGAAATGAATGGGAAAGATTTGGAAGGCGAACAAATTGAAATAGTCTTTGCAAAACCACCCGATCAGAAGAGGAAAGAGCGGAAGGCACAGAGACAAGCAGCTAAAACTCAAAT GCATTTCTGGGCCTCCTCCAggtatgatgattattattattatgggccACCACATATGCCGCCTCCCAcaagaggaagaggacgagGAGGCAGGGGAGGCTTCTCTTATCCCCACGACTACTACGGCTATGATGACTATTATGAATACTACGGCTATGACTATCACAATTATCGAGGCGGCTATGAAGATCCGTACTACGGCTATGAAGACTTTCAAATTCAAGGTAGAGGACGAGGGGGTCGAGGAGCCCGTGGAAATTCTCTGTCTCGGGGACGAGGTGCAACTGCAACTCGAGGAAGAGGAGGTTTCTCCCAGCGTGGAGGCCCAGGATCCAGCAGAGGGGCACGTAACTCCAGAGGAGGAACTCAGCAAAGAGGCCGCGTG GCACCTTGTGGAAGAAATGGACCAAAG CAGGGAAAGGGGGTCGAGGCTGGTCCTGACCAGTGA
- the syncripl gene encoding synaptotagmin binding, cytoplasmic RNA interacting protein, like isoform X3, giving the protein MATEHINGNGTEEPMETSAAVTHSEHFQTLLDAGLPRKVAVKLDEIYIAGLVSHSDLDDRAIEALKEFNEEGALQVLLQFKDSDLSHVQNKSAFLCGVMKTYRQREKQGTKVADSNKGPDEAKIKALLERTGYTLDVTTGQRKYGGPPPESTHSGAQPTVGTEIFVGKIPRDLFEDELVPLFEKAGPIWDLRLMMDPLSGLNRGYAFVTFCTKEAAQEAVKLCNNSEIRPGKHIGVCISVANNRLFVGSIPKSKTKEQIVEEFSKVTEGLNDVILYHQPDDKKKNRGFCFLEYEDHKTAAQARRRLMSGKVKVWGNVVTVEWADPIEDPDPEVMAKVKVLFVRNLANTVSEDLLEKTFSQFGKLERVKKLKDYAFIHFEDRDGAVKALAEMNGKDLEGEQIEIVFAKPPDQKRKERKAQRQAAKTQMYDDYYYYGPPHMPPPTRGRGRGGRGGFSYPHDYYGYDDYYEYYGYDYHNYRGGYEDPYYGYEDFQIQGRGRGGRGARGNSLSRGRGATATRGRGGFSQRGGPGSSRGARNSRGGTQQRGRVAPCGRNGPKQGKGVEAGPDQ; this is encoded by the exons ATGGCCACAGAGCATATAAATGGAAACGGTACTGAAGAACCAATGGAGACTTCAGCTGCAGTTACCCATTCAGAACACTTCCAGACATTATTAGACGCTGGGTTACCTAGAAAAGTTGCTGTCAAACTAGATGAAATTTACATAGCAG GTCTGGTTTCTCACAGTGATCTTGATGATCGGGCAATTGAAGCTCTAAAGGAATTTAACGAAGAAGGTGCTCTGCAAGTCCTCCTCCAATTTAAAGACAGTGacctctcacatgtacag AACAAAAGTGCCTTTCTCTGTGGAGTTATGAAGACATACAGACAAAGGGAGAAGCAGGGGACCAAAGTGGCAGATTCTAATAAAGGACCAGATGAGGCAAAAATCAAa GCTTTGCTTGAGAGGACTGGCTACACGCTTGATGTAACAACGGGTCAGAGGAAATATGGAGGTCCTCCTCCTGAGTCAACCCATTCAGGTGCACAACCCACAGTTGGGACAGAG ATTTTTGTAGGAAAAATTCCAAGGGATCTCTTTGAAGATGAGCTTGTCCCCCTGTTTGAAAAAGCTGGGCCCATATGGGACCTGCGCCTGATGATGGATCCCCTTAGTGGCCTGAACAGAGGCTATGCCTTTGTCACTTTTTGCACTAAAGAGGCTGCTCAGGAGGCTGTTAAACTG tgtaACAACAGCGAGATCCGCCCTGGCAAACACATTGGTGTTTGTATCTCTGTGGCCAATAATAGACTGTTTGTTGGATCCATCCCCAAGAGCAAAACCAAGGAGCAGATAGTGGAGGAATTTTCTAAAGTCACAG agGGGCTCAATGATGTAATTTTATATCATCAGCCTGATGACAAGAAGAAAAATAGAGGCTTCTGCTTTTTGGAGTATGAGGATCACAAAACAGCAGCACAGGCACGGCGCAGGTTGATGAGTGGCAAGGTGAAGGTGTGGGGAAATGTGGTTACTGTGGAATGGGCTGATCCCATTGAAGACCCTGACCCAGAGGTTATGGCAAAG GTTAAGGTATTGTTTGTAAGAAACCTCGCAAACACTGTATCAGAAGACCTCTTAGAAAAGACTTTCAGCCAGTTTGGCAAGCTCGAGAGAGTGAAGAAGCTTAAGGATTATGCCTTTATTCACTTTGAGGACAGAGATGGTGCTGTCAAG GCTTTAGCTGAAATGAATGGGAAAGATTTGGAAGGCGAACAAATTGAAATAGTCTTTGCAAAACCACCCGATCAGAAGAGGAAAGAGCGGAAGGCACAGAGACAAGCAGCTAAAACTCAAAT gtatgatgattattattattatgggccACCACATATGCCGCCTCCCAcaagaggaagaggacgagGAGGCAGGGGAGGCTTCTCTTATCCCCACGACTACTACGGCTATGATGACTATTATGAATACTACGGCTATGACTATCACAATTATCGAGGCGGCTATGAAGATCCGTACTACGGCTATGAAGACTTTCAAATTCAAGGTAGAGGACGAGGGGGTCGAGGAGCCCGTGGAAATTCTCTGTCTCGGGGACGAGGTGCAACTGCAACTCGAGGAAGAGGAGGTTTCTCCCAGCGTGGAGGCCCAGGATCCAGCAGAGGGGCACGTAACTCCAGAGGAGGAACTCAGCAAAGAGGCCGCGTG GCACCTTGTGGAAGAAATGGACCAAAG CAGGGAAAGGGGGTCGAGGCTGGTCCTGACCAGTGA
- the syncripl gene encoding synaptotagmin binding, cytoplasmic RNA interacting protein, like isoform X7, whose amino-acid sequence MATEHINGNGTEEPMETSAAVTHSEHFQTLLDAGLPRKVAVKLDEIYIAGLVSHSDLDDRAIEALKEFNEEGALQVLLQFKDSDLSHVQNKSAFLCGVMKTYRQREKQGTKVADSNKGPDEAKIKALLERTGYTLDVTTGQRKYGGPPPESTHSGAQPTVGTEIFVGKIPRDLFEDELVPLFEKAGPIWDLRLMMDPLSGLNRGYAFVTFCTKEAAQEAVKLCNNSEIRPGKHIGVCISVANNRLFVGSIPKSKTKEQIVEEFSKVTEGLNDVILYHQPDDKKKNRGFCFLEYEDHKTAAQARRRLMSGKVKVWGNVVTVEWADPIEDPDPEVMAKVKVLFVRNLANTVSEDLLEKTFSQFGKLERVKKLKDYAFIHFEDRDGAVKALAEMNGKDLEGEQIEIVFAKPPDQKRKERKAQRQAAKTQMYDDYYYYGPPHMPPPTRGRGRGGRGGFSYPHDYYGYDDYYEYYGYDYHNYRGGYEDPYYGYEDFQIQGRGRGGRGARGNSLSRGRGATATRGRGGFSQRGGPGSSRGARNSRGGTQQRGRVGKGVEAGPDQ is encoded by the exons ATGGCCACAGAGCATATAAATGGAAACGGTACTGAAGAACCAATGGAGACTTCAGCTGCAGTTACCCATTCAGAACACTTCCAGACATTATTAGACGCTGGGTTACCTAGAAAAGTTGCTGTCAAACTAGATGAAATTTACATAGCAG GTCTGGTTTCTCACAGTGATCTTGATGATCGGGCAATTGAAGCTCTAAAGGAATTTAACGAAGAAGGTGCTCTGCAAGTCCTCCTCCAATTTAAAGACAGTGacctctcacatgtacag AACAAAAGTGCCTTTCTCTGTGGAGTTATGAAGACATACAGACAAAGGGAGAAGCAGGGGACCAAAGTGGCAGATTCTAATAAAGGACCAGATGAGGCAAAAATCAAa GCTTTGCTTGAGAGGACTGGCTACACGCTTGATGTAACAACGGGTCAGAGGAAATATGGAGGTCCTCCTCCTGAGTCAACCCATTCAGGTGCACAACCCACAGTTGGGACAGAG ATTTTTGTAGGAAAAATTCCAAGGGATCTCTTTGAAGATGAGCTTGTCCCCCTGTTTGAAAAAGCTGGGCCCATATGGGACCTGCGCCTGATGATGGATCCCCTTAGTGGCCTGAACAGAGGCTATGCCTTTGTCACTTTTTGCACTAAAGAGGCTGCTCAGGAGGCTGTTAAACTG tgtaACAACAGCGAGATCCGCCCTGGCAAACACATTGGTGTTTGTATCTCTGTGGCCAATAATAGACTGTTTGTTGGATCCATCCCCAAGAGCAAAACCAAGGAGCAGATAGTGGAGGAATTTTCTAAAGTCACAG agGGGCTCAATGATGTAATTTTATATCATCAGCCTGATGACAAGAAGAAAAATAGAGGCTTCTGCTTTTTGGAGTATGAGGATCACAAAACAGCAGCACAGGCACGGCGCAGGTTGATGAGTGGCAAGGTGAAGGTGTGGGGAAATGTGGTTACTGTGGAATGGGCTGATCCCATTGAAGACCCTGACCCAGAGGTTATGGCAAAG GTTAAGGTATTGTTTGTAAGAAACCTCGCAAACACTGTATCAGAAGACCTCTTAGAAAAGACTTTCAGCCAGTTTGGCAAGCTCGAGAGAGTGAAGAAGCTTAAGGATTATGCCTTTATTCACTTTGAGGACAGAGATGGTGCTGTCAAG GCTTTAGCTGAAATGAATGGGAAAGATTTGGAAGGCGAACAAATTGAAATAGTCTTTGCAAAACCACCCGATCAGAAGAGGAAAGAGCGGAAGGCACAGAGACAAGCAGCTAAAACTCAAAT gtatgatgattattattattatgggccACCACATATGCCGCCTCCCAcaagaggaagaggacgagGAGGCAGGGGAGGCTTCTCTTATCCCCACGACTACTACGGCTATGATGACTATTATGAATACTACGGCTATGACTATCACAATTATCGAGGCGGCTATGAAGATCCGTACTACGGCTATGAAGACTTTCAAATTCAAGGTAGAGGACGAGGGGGTCGAGGAGCCCGTGGAAATTCTCTGTCTCGGGGACGAGGTGCAACTGCAACTCGAGGAAGAGGAGGTTTCTCCCAGCGTGGAGGCCCAGGATCCAGCAGAGGGGCACGTAACTCCAGAGGAGGAACTCAGCAAAGAGGCCGCGTG GGAAAGGGGGTCGAGGCTGGTCCTGACCAGTGA
- the syncripl gene encoding synaptotagmin binding, cytoplasmic RNA interacting protein, like isoform X5, which produces MATEHINGNGTEEPMETSAAVTHSEHFQTLLDAGLPRKVAVKLDEIYIAGLVSHSDLDDRAIEALKEFNEEGALQVLLQFKDSDLSHVQNKSAFLCGVMKTYRQREKQGTKVADSNKGPDEAKIKALLERTGYTLDVTTGQRKYGGPPPESTHSGAQPTVGTEIFVGKIPRDLFEDELVPLFEKAGPIWDLRLMMDPLSGLNRGYAFVTFCTKEAAQEAVKLCNNSEIRPGKHIGVCISVANNRLFVGSIPKSKTKEQIVEEFSKVTEGLNDVILYHQPDDKKKNRGFCFLEYEDHKTAAQARRRLMSGKVKVWGNVVTVEWADPIEDPDPEVMAKVKVLFVRNLANTVSEDLLEKTFSQFGKLERVKKLKDYAFIHFEDRDGAVKALAEMNGKDLEGEQIEIVFAKPPDQKRKERKAQRQAAKTQMHFWASSRYDDYYYYGPPHMPPPTRGRGRGGRGGFSYPHDYYGYDDYYEYYGYDYHNYRGGYEDPYYGYEDFQIQGRGRGGRGARGNSLSRGRGATATRGRGGFSQRGGPGSSRGARNSRGGTQQRGRVGKGVEAGPDQ; this is translated from the exons ATGGCCACAGAGCATATAAATGGAAACGGTACTGAAGAACCAATGGAGACTTCAGCTGCAGTTACCCATTCAGAACACTTCCAGACATTATTAGACGCTGGGTTACCTAGAAAAGTTGCTGTCAAACTAGATGAAATTTACATAGCAG GTCTGGTTTCTCACAGTGATCTTGATGATCGGGCAATTGAAGCTCTAAAGGAATTTAACGAAGAAGGTGCTCTGCAAGTCCTCCTCCAATTTAAAGACAGTGacctctcacatgtacag AACAAAAGTGCCTTTCTCTGTGGAGTTATGAAGACATACAGACAAAGGGAGAAGCAGGGGACCAAAGTGGCAGATTCTAATAAAGGACCAGATGAGGCAAAAATCAAa GCTTTGCTTGAGAGGACTGGCTACACGCTTGATGTAACAACGGGTCAGAGGAAATATGGAGGTCCTCCTCCTGAGTCAACCCATTCAGGTGCACAACCCACAGTTGGGACAGAG ATTTTTGTAGGAAAAATTCCAAGGGATCTCTTTGAAGATGAGCTTGTCCCCCTGTTTGAAAAAGCTGGGCCCATATGGGACCTGCGCCTGATGATGGATCCCCTTAGTGGCCTGAACAGAGGCTATGCCTTTGTCACTTTTTGCACTAAAGAGGCTGCTCAGGAGGCTGTTAAACTG tgtaACAACAGCGAGATCCGCCCTGGCAAACACATTGGTGTTTGTATCTCTGTGGCCAATAATAGACTGTTTGTTGGATCCATCCCCAAGAGCAAAACCAAGGAGCAGATAGTGGAGGAATTTTCTAAAGTCACAG agGGGCTCAATGATGTAATTTTATATCATCAGCCTGATGACAAGAAGAAAAATAGAGGCTTCTGCTTTTTGGAGTATGAGGATCACAAAACAGCAGCACAGGCACGGCGCAGGTTGATGAGTGGCAAGGTGAAGGTGTGGGGAAATGTGGTTACTGTGGAATGGGCTGATCCCATTGAAGACCCTGACCCAGAGGTTATGGCAAAG GTTAAGGTATTGTTTGTAAGAAACCTCGCAAACACTGTATCAGAAGACCTCTTAGAAAAGACTTTCAGCCAGTTTGGCAAGCTCGAGAGAGTGAAGAAGCTTAAGGATTATGCCTTTATTCACTTTGAGGACAGAGATGGTGCTGTCAAG GCTTTAGCTGAAATGAATGGGAAAGATTTGGAAGGCGAACAAATTGAAATAGTCTTTGCAAAACCACCCGATCAGAAGAGGAAAGAGCGGAAGGCACAGAGACAAGCAGCTAAAACTCAAAT GCATTTCTGGGCCTCCTCCAggtatgatgattattattattatgggccACCACATATGCCGCCTCCCAcaagaggaagaggacgagGAGGCAGGGGAGGCTTCTCTTATCCCCACGACTACTACGGCTATGATGACTATTATGAATACTACGGCTATGACTATCACAATTATCGAGGCGGCTATGAAGATCCGTACTACGGCTATGAAGACTTTCAAATTCAAGGTAGAGGACGAGGGGGTCGAGGAGCCCGTGGAAATTCTCTGTCTCGGGGACGAGGTGCAACTGCAACTCGAGGAAGAGGAGGTTTCTCCCAGCGTGGAGGCCCAGGATCCAGCAGAGGGGCACGTAACTCCAGAGGAGGAACTCAGCAAAGAGGCCGCGTG GGAAAGGGGGTCGAGGCTGGTCCTGACCAGTGA
- the syncripl gene encoding synaptotagmin binding, cytoplasmic RNA interacting protein, like isoform X4, which yields MATEHINGNGTEEPMETSAAVTHSEHFQTLLDAGLPRKVAVKLDEIYIAGLVSHSDLDDRAIEALKEFNEEGALQVLLQFKDSDLSHVQNKSAFLCGVMKTYRQREKQGTKVADSNKGPDEAKIKALLERTGYTLDVTTGQRKYGGPPPESTHSGAQPTVGTEIFVGKIPRDLFEDELVPLFEKAGPIWDLRLMMDPLSGLNRGYAFVTFCTKEAAQEAVKLCNNSEIRPGKHIGVCISVANNRLFVGSIPKSKTKEQIVEEFSKVTEGLNDVILYHQPDDKKKNRGFCFLEYEDHKTAAQARRRLMSGKVKVWGNVVTVEWADPIEDPDPEVMAKVKVLFVRNLANTVSEDLLEKTFSQFGKLERVKKLKDYAFIHFEDRDGAVKALAEMNGKDLEGEQIEIVFAKPPDQKRKERKAQRQAAKTQMHFWASSRYDDYYYYGPPHMPPPTRGRGRGGRGGFSYPHDYYGYDDYYEYYGYDYHNYRGGYEDPYYGYEDFQIQGRGRGGRGARGNSLSRGRGATATRGRGGFSQRGGPGSSRGARNSRGGTQQRGRVQGKGVEAGPDQ from the exons ATGGCCACAGAGCATATAAATGGAAACGGTACTGAAGAACCAATGGAGACTTCAGCTGCAGTTACCCATTCAGAACACTTCCAGACATTATTAGACGCTGGGTTACCTAGAAAAGTTGCTGTCAAACTAGATGAAATTTACATAGCAG GTCTGGTTTCTCACAGTGATCTTGATGATCGGGCAATTGAAGCTCTAAAGGAATTTAACGAAGAAGGTGCTCTGCAAGTCCTCCTCCAATTTAAAGACAGTGacctctcacatgtacag AACAAAAGTGCCTTTCTCTGTGGAGTTATGAAGACATACAGACAAAGGGAGAAGCAGGGGACCAAAGTGGCAGATTCTAATAAAGGACCAGATGAGGCAAAAATCAAa GCTTTGCTTGAGAGGACTGGCTACACGCTTGATGTAACAACGGGTCAGAGGAAATATGGAGGTCCTCCTCCTGAGTCAACCCATTCAGGTGCACAACCCACAGTTGGGACAGAG ATTTTTGTAGGAAAAATTCCAAGGGATCTCTTTGAAGATGAGCTTGTCCCCCTGTTTGAAAAAGCTGGGCCCATATGGGACCTGCGCCTGATGATGGATCCCCTTAGTGGCCTGAACAGAGGCTATGCCTTTGTCACTTTTTGCACTAAAGAGGCTGCTCAGGAGGCTGTTAAACTG tgtaACAACAGCGAGATCCGCCCTGGCAAACACATTGGTGTTTGTATCTCTGTGGCCAATAATAGACTGTTTGTTGGATCCATCCCCAAGAGCAAAACCAAGGAGCAGATAGTGGAGGAATTTTCTAAAGTCACAG agGGGCTCAATGATGTAATTTTATATCATCAGCCTGATGACAAGAAGAAAAATAGAGGCTTCTGCTTTTTGGAGTATGAGGATCACAAAACAGCAGCACAGGCACGGCGCAGGTTGATGAGTGGCAAGGTGAAGGTGTGGGGAAATGTGGTTACTGTGGAATGGGCTGATCCCATTGAAGACCCTGACCCAGAGGTTATGGCAAAG GTTAAGGTATTGTTTGTAAGAAACCTCGCAAACACTGTATCAGAAGACCTCTTAGAAAAGACTTTCAGCCAGTTTGGCAAGCTCGAGAGAGTGAAGAAGCTTAAGGATTATGCCTTTATTCACTTTGAGGACAGAGATGGTGCTGTCAAG GCTTTAGCTGAAATGAATGGGAAAGATTTGGAAGGCGAACAAATTGAAATAGTCTTTGCAAAACCACCCGATCAGAAGAGGAAAGAGCGGAAGGCACAGAGACAAGCAGCTAAAACTCAAAT GCATTTCTGGGCCTCCTCCAggtatgatgattattattattatgggccACCACATATGCCGCCTCCCAcaagaggaagaggacgagGAGGCAGGGGAGGCTTCTCTTATCCCCACGACTACTACGGCTATGATGACTATTATGAATACTACGGCTATGACTATCACAATTATCGAGGCGGCTATGAAGATCCGTACTACGGCTATGAAGACTTTCAAATTCAAGGTAGAGGACGAGGGGGTCGAGGAGCCCGTGGAAATTCTCTGTCTCGGGGACGAGGTGCAACTGCAACTCGAGGAAGAGGAGGTTTCTCCCAGCGTGGAGGCCCAGGATCCAGCAGAGGGGCACGTAACTCCAGAGGAGGAACTCAGCAAAGAGGCCGCGTG CAGGGAAAGGGGGTCGAGGCTGGTCCTGACCAGTGA